A genomic region of Sciurus carolinensis chromosome 7, mSciCar1.2, whole genome shotgun sequence contains the following coding sequences:
- the LOC124989072 gene encoding tripartite motif-containing protein 26, with protein sequence MATSAPLRSLEEEVTCSICLDYLRDPVTIDCGHVFCRSCTTDVRPISGGRPVCPLCKKPFKKENIRPVWQLASLVENIERLKVDKGRQPGEVAREQQDTKLCERHQEKLHYYCEDDGKLLCVMCRESREHRPHTAVLVEKAAQPHREKILNHLSTLRRDRDKIQGFQAKGEADILAALKKLQEQRQYIVAEFKQGHQFLKKREQHLLDQLATLEQLLTEGREKFKTRGVGELARLALVISELEGKARQPAAELMQDTRDFVNRYPRKKFWIGKPITHVVKRKTGEFSDKLLSLQRGLRQFQGKLLRDLEYKTVSVTLDPQSASGYLQLSEDWKCVTYTSLYQSVYQHPQQFDCEPGVLGSKGFTWGKVYWEVEIEREGWSEDEEEGDEEEEGEEEEEEEEAGYGDGYDWETDEDEESLGDEEEEEEEEEEEVLESCMVGVARDSVKRKGDLSLRPEDGVWALRLSSSSIWANTSPEAELFPALRPRRVGIALDYEGGTVTFTNAESQELIYTFSATFTGRLVPFLWLKWPGTRLLLRP encoded by the exons ATGGCCACATCAGCCCCTCTACGaagcctggaggaggaggtgacaTGCTCTATCTGCCTTGATTACCTGCGGGACCCTGTGACCATTGACTGTGGCCACGTCTTCTGCCGCAGCTGTACCACAGACGTCCGGCCCATCTCTGGTGGACGCCCCGTCTGCCCACTCTGCAAGAAGCCTTTTAAGAAGGAAAACATCCGACCTGTGTGGCAATTGGCTAGCCTGGTGGAGAACATTGAGCGACTGAAAGTGGACAAGGGCAGGCAGCCCGGTGAGGTGGCCCGGGAGCAGCAGGACACAAAGTTATGTGAGCGACACCAGGAGAAGCTGCACTACTATTGTGAGGATGATGGGAAGCTGCTGTGTGTGATGTGCCGGGAGTCACGGGAACACCGGCCTCACACAGCTGTCCTGGTAGAGAAGGCCGCTCAGCCCCACAGG GAAAAAATTCTGAACCACTTGAGTACCCtcaggagagacagagacaagatTCAGGGCTTTCAGGCGAAGGGAGAAGCTGATATTCTGGCTGCATTG AAGAAGCTACAGGAGCAGAGGCAATACATTGTTGCAGAGTTCAAGCAGGGCCACCAGTTCCTGAAGAAGCGGGAGCAGCATCTGCTGGACCAACTGGCCACCCTGGAGCAGTTGCTTACGGAGGGCAGGGAAAAGTTCAAGACCCGGGGCGTTGGGGAGCTTGCCCGGCTGGCTCTGGTCATCTCTGAGCTGGAGGGCAAGGCACGGCAGCCAGCGGCAGAACTCATGCAG GATACCAGAGACTTTGTGAATAG GTATCCACGGAAGAAATTCTGGATTGGGAAACCCATCACTCACGTGGTTAAAAGAAAGACTGGAGAATTCTCAGATAAACTCCTCTCTCTGCAGCGCGGCCTGAGGCAATTCCAAG gaAAGCTGCTGAGAGACTTGGAATATAAGACTG TTAGTGTCACCCTGGATCCACAATCAGCCAGTGGGTACCTGCAGCTGTCAGAGGACTGGAAATGTGTGACCTACACCAGCCTGTACCAGAGTGTCTACCAGCACCCCCAGCAGTTTGACTGCGAGCCAGGAGTGCTAGGCAGTAAGGGTTTCACCTGGGGCAAGGTGTACTGGGAAGTGGAGATAGAGAGGGAGGGCTGGTcggaggatgaagaggagggagatgaggaggaagagggggaagaggaagaggaggaagaggaggctggCTATGGGGATGGATATGATTGGGAAACAGATGAAGATGAAGAATCACTGGgggatgaagaagaggaggaggaggaagaagaggaggaagttcTGGAAAGCTGCATGGTGGGGGTGGCCAGAGACTCTGTGAAGAGGAAGGGAGacctctctctgcggccagaggatGGGGTGTGGGCACTGCGCCTCTCTTCCTCAAGCATCTGGGCCAACACCAGCCCTGAGGCCGAGCTCTTCCCAGCACTGCGGCCCCGGAGAGTGGGCATTGCCCTGGATTATGAAGGGGGCACCGTGACTTTCACCAATGCAGAGTCACAGGAACTCATCTACACCTTCTCTGCCACCTTCACTGGGCGCCTGGTCCCCTTCTTGTGGCTCAAGTGGCCAGGAACACGCCTCCTGCTGAGACCCTGA